Below is a window of Armatimonadota bacterium DNA.
CGCCCTGGCGACGGCAAAAGCGCTTGAGCGCCTGGGCAATGGCGCAGGTTTTGAACTTGTCGAGGTTCAGCTTCAGGATCAGGATTCCCAGCACCATGTGGTTGTGAAGGGACGGATCGTCCAGGAGTCGGGAACCAGGGAAGTGACGGGCCAGGCCCCTGTGAACGGCGATCTGTACTGGGCCGCCGCCCAGGCCACCATCGCCGCGATTGCGCCAATCCCCTAACCCTGGCGCATACTGCTCCCGTGCCGACGCGAGGCAGCGAAGACTGGTGGAAGGACTATCTGACCCACGGCCACCGGCTGGAGGGAGTGGCCCGGTGGCTGTTTCCCAGGCTGCCGGCCTCGCCAAGGTGCAAAGTCTGCAGCGCCCCGTTCAGGGGTTTTGGCAGGCTGTTGCGGCCGTTCGGTTGGTCGCCCTCGAGCAAGAACCCGAATATCTGCGGCTTCTGCAGCAATCGCTTGCCGGCGGGCGGCGCGGAGGTGCCGGTCGCCGTCTTTGTCGCCGACGTACGCGACTATTCCGGACTCAGTGCTCGGACTCCACCTCTTGAACTCGCTGCCACCATGAGCGGGTTTTTCGACTTGGTGACCCGCGTGCTCCTGGATCACGATGCGCTCATCGACAAGTACATGGGCGACGGCCTGCAGGCGCTGTTTCTTGAGGGGGTGGCGGGCAGGGGGTACAACGAAAAGGCCCTGGCCGCCGCGCAGGCCGCACAGCGCTCTCTTGCGCAGTCTCATCCGGCTTTGAGGGACCTGCCGGTCGGCATCGCGGTCCATTCGGGTGTGGCTTTTGTCGGCAATGTGGGCGCTGTCGGC
It encodes the following:
- a CDS encoding adenylate/guanylate cyclase domain-containing protein, translated to MPTRGSEDWWKDYLTHGHRLEGVARWLFPRLPASPRCKVCSAPFRGFGRLLRPFGWSPSSKNPNICGFCSNRLPAGGAEVPVAVFVADVRDYSGLSARTPPLELAATMSGFFDLVTRVLLDHDALIDKYMGDGLQALFLEGVAGRGYNEKALAAAQAAQRSLAQSHPALRDLPVGIAVHSGVAFVGNVGAVGMVDLTAMGDVVNVANRLQGQAGGGEIILGGAYLESSPPQGFERASFELKGQPEPVPAYILKCGQ